From a single Shewanella donghaensis genomic region:
- a CDS encoding AAA family ATPase produces MPATKLQSLLKQLETVLLGKPEQIKLALACILAKGHLLIEDLPGMGKTSLSQALATSLGMSYQRIQFTSDMLPADILGVSIYQQQQQQFQFHPGPIFNQMLLADEINRASPKTQSALLEAMAERQITIDGETHPLPQPFFVIATQNPIEQSGTFPLPESQLDRFMMRISIGYPNEQAELEMLKGLNQRSSAAPIEQCISPAELMSLQSQVQKVSASDAVLKYLINLAQYSRHQIPGNGLSPRASIALLDASKAWALLNHRNYVVPEDIQAVFHCVAEHRIRTNSQQRGQALSDQILASVNPIS; encoded by the coding sequence GTGCCTGCAACAAAACTACAATCGCTATTAAAACAATTAGAAACTGTATTATTAGGTAAGCCTGAGCAAATTAAACTTGCCCTCGCCTGTATCTTAGCGAAAGGTCATTTGCTGATTGAAGATCTACCTGGAATGGGTAAAACCAGCCTGTCTCAAGCCTTAGCAACATCGCTAGGAATGAGTTATCAGCGCATTCAATTTACCAGCGATATGTTGCCAGCCGATATACTAGGAGTATCGATATACCAACAACAGCAACAACAGTTTCAATTCCATCCTGGTCCAATTTTTAATCAAATGCTGTTAGCGGATGAAATTAACCGCGCCAGTCCGAAAACCCAAAGTGCCTTGCTTGAAGCTATGGCAGAAAGACAAATCACCATTGATGGTGAAACACATCCATTGCCACAACCCTTTTTTGTTATCGCAACCCAGAACCCTATTGAACAATCAGGTACGTTCCCATTGCCCGAGTCGCAGCTCGATCGCTTTATGATGAGAATATCTATCGGTTATCCAAATGAACAAGCTGAACTCGAAATGCTCAAAGGATTAAACCAAAGAAGCTCTGCTGCGCCCATAGAGCAATGTATCAGCCCAGCCGAGCTGATGAGCTTACAAAGCCAAGTACAAAAAGTCAGTGCATCTGATGCCGTGCTCAAATACTTAATCAACCTTGCGCAATATTCTCGCCATCAAATCCCAGGAAATGGACTGTCACCGCGGGCAAGTATTGCCTTACTTGATGCATCTAAAGCATGGGCATTATTAAACCATCGTAATTATGTCGTCCCAGAAGATATTCAAGCGGTATTTCATTGTGTGGCAGAACATCGGATCAGAACTAATAGCCAGCAACGTGGCCAAGCGCTGTCAGATCAAATCCTTGCTAGCGTTAATCCTATTAGCTGA